From the genome of Podarcis muralis chromosome 3, rPodMur119.hap1.1, whole genome shotgun sequence:
AATTGTTAGAGAATCTCAGGCGCCCCTGGAAAATATTTGACAATGGCCcttccaaaactttttttttttgcgagTAAGGTGGCCCAACTGTGGATCTATTAttatttaatctttttttaatgttttcaaaggaaaaaatgggattagtccctgctccttcctgtcTTCCTCTCCCGAAGGGCAGTGCACTGCCTAATTAAGCATATCaagttctatacagtggtaccttggttatcgAACTTTATCCGTTCCGGGGTTCGTTCGACTCCtggaactgttcaaaaaccaaggcgcggcttccaattggctgcagaagcttcctgcactcaatcggaagccgcggaagccgcatcggacattcagcttctaaaaaaagttcgcaaaccggaacacttacttccaggtttgcggcatttgggagctgatttattcaggagccaagccatttgagaaccaaggtaccactgtagatataataataatactaacaaaaaaaatattatttcccccccgcccatctgactgggttgccccaaccactgtgGGTGGCAACTAACGGatataacaacataataaaacatcaaacattaaacactttcctatacagggttgccttcagatttcttctaaaagtcataaagTTTattgtctccttgacatctgatgggagggtgtcccacaggaacacctactgagaaggccctctgcctggttacctgtaacttcacttctcacaatgtgggaactgccagaaggcccttggagctggacctcagggtcatGCTGAGTGATATGGGTGGAGACACTCCGTCAGGTATATGGATCAGATATATCAAGAtctaggtacacacacacacgcacgcacacacacacacacacacacacacacacacatatgtttaTAGCAACACTCTTTCCATGCTATTGTGAATGGCTGTGAGCCATCGGATGTGTTCCAGTTTACTCTTTTATATCTTATTCTTTCAAAGTGATATTGCTGGTGATGATGTTGTACCTCCTCCAGTTTGATTGCTTGGTGAGACTACCTGATGCATTAACTGTATAATGAGCTTTTGCATTGTTACCTGTCTGGAGTGTTCATCAGACATCACACTAGCAGGAGGTGTAGGGGAGGccctgcctcttgcttgtctttaGCAGCAGTGACCTGAGATGAGTGGGAAGCAGtggcctttccttcctttcctttcctactAGTATCATGCCTGGATATTAATGATGAAGCACTGAAAAAGAATGAAGGGGGAATTCCACGAACTGTTGATCAGACATCCCAGAAGACACTCTCGGGCCCTAAGGACCGAGTTTAATACCATGCGGTAATGTAATGTCTTTGTCCAGAAACTATCCTCAAAGGCAACTTTTAGTATTTTTAGGTTCTGTCTCGAGCCTTCTCCAGTTCTAACCAATTTTTCATGAATCAGACATGGTCTGAGTCcataatacatttaaagcacatgactttccccaaaataattctgggaactgtcgcTTGATGTgggcactgggaattgtagctctgctggGTGTGAACCACAAGATTGTTTGGTGGAAGCCGTGTGCTTTAAATCTACTTTGAATGTTTGGTGCGGATGCCCCAAATACATTTTCCATTTAGTGTTCTCGGGATAACTGTTTTCTCCTTCTTCCTTGTCTTGCTCCAGGTGTTCACACTGAAGCCTTTTGAAATGAATGGTCTCCCCAAGGTGGTGCCTTTAAGTTTGCCTTATCAAGACTTTAAAAGGGATGTGTCAGAAAACAGGGAAAGGTCCAGAATTCTCCAGCATATAAAGAAGGTGGATTTCTCAAATGTTGTCTTAACTGCCCCTTGCAAACCACCGGCGGCCCATCTAGAAATGGCAAATGACAGatatgagaaggaggaggaggaggaagaggaggaagaagaagaagaggaggaggaggaggaggaagaagaagaagaagatgatgacgaAGCGGGTGACTTAGGAGAAGAGCTTGATCTGCACAGCGACTCAAGCAGTGACGTGAGCCAGAAAAGTACTGAGCACAGTCAGGAAGGTGCCCCATCCACCCTCTTGGCTGATGACCAAAAGGAGTCCAAGGGCCGAGCCTCAGCAGCAGAAGGAGACTTGGAACTTGAAGAAGGCTCCAAAACATTGGTTCTCTTTTCGCCCGGTGACATCAAGAAGTCTCCCGTGAACGCAGACTTGGCTCCTGATGCCGATCTCGGCACTCTCGCTGcattgactccacagagtgagaaaccgcagccaatgggaagccagcttGATGTATCGGAACCAGGGACCTTGTCCTCCATCCTGAAGTCAGAACCAAAGCCTCCTGTTACTGTGGCCACCACCTCGTCCCCTTTCACCAAAGTTGAGCGCACGTTTGTTCACATCGCAGAAAAGACCCATCTGAACATCATGTCTTCTGGTGGTCAGCTGATGAGGCATGAGGAATACCCTACTCCAGGGCAGTATGAAGAGATCATCATCGAGGAAGAGATGGGGGAAAATCAGGCACTTGTAGAAAACGGGAGCGTGAACTCGGCTCTGGAAGGGGGAGAGATGGAAAGCTGTGCTCTCTCGGTGAATCACATCGAAACCACCTCTGAAATTGTAGGGGAGCAGGCTGTGCTCCTCAATGGTGTTAGTAAAATGGAAGAGGATGACCTGGAACATAAAGGCAAGTTTGCCCCTGAATCAGATTTAGAAGAAGCTGATAAGATGGATACAGAAGAGCCTGGCCTTGAAAATAACACTCTTGCAATGGAATCCTTTAAGAAAATGGaactccctccagatgttccgaAAGAGAGCCCCAGAAAGCCCCTCAGCGTCAGGTACAGAAGCCGGATCCCCGTTTTGCTGTCCGAAGAGGACACTGGCTCAGACCTTTCGGCCTCGCACTCTGGCAAAGAGCGGCTGTACAAGAGGCTGAAGCAGCAGGATTTGGCTCGCCTGGTGATGGAGAGGAGGCAGAACCGTCTGCTCAGGTTAGCTTCAGGTGCGTCATCCTCTGCGTCCTCCAGCGACGAGAGGCGGCGAGCTTCAGAAACACTCTCGGCCACTGGCTCCGAGGAGGACACCCACGACTCAGACGATTTCACCCCGAGGAAGACGGGGAGTCAGGAGAAATATTCCCTGGTTAAGATGGAAGAGAGAGGCTTGAGCACAAAGAGCAGAATCCCTCGCCCCATTGTGCCTGCAAAGCCGCCTGTGATAGAACTGAAATCCGGGAGCCCCTCAACTCTTCTGCCGCCAGCACTGAGTAGCAGCCCAGGTGACAAAGCTGTGACCAACAGGTGAGTCTGTATGAGAGACCCTAGTTCCTTCTGAAGCCAAGTGCTCACTATTTCAGTCAGCTAACTTCTCTAATAgggacgcggggggcgctgtgggtaaaagcctcagcgcctagggcttgccgatcgaaaggtcggcggttcgaatccccgcggcggggtgcgctcccgttgcttggtcccagcgcctgccaacctagcagtttgaaagcacccccgggtgcaagtagataaatagggaccgctctggcgggaaggtaaacggcgtttccgtgtgctgcgctggcttgccagatgcagctttgtcacgctggccatgtgacccggaagtgtctctggacagcgctggcccctggcctcttaagtgagatgggcgcacaaccctagaggctgtcaagactggcccgtacaggcaggggtccctttaccttttaccttaactTCTCTAATCAGCTCCTCAGCTCTTCCTTTTGTCCACCCACAGGACTGTGATTTGTCTCTTCTCTTTAAGACCATTTGTATTATGATGCTAAGATATCGCTTCACCTGCTGGATTTCCCCCCATCCCACTTACACAGTAACTCCACCCCCCCTCCCACAGCATCCCCTGACCTTCAACCTTCTTCCCTCAGTAAgacttcagcctggacactgagatctggctccaagggccttctggtggttccctcactgcaagaagtgaggttaaaggctccctggattcttcagctatCTCTAATCCCCCTCTTCTGCTTCAGCctcggagtctgaactgctccctgtcacaggctcttcctgctcactaaaccctgttgccccttcagcatccaggccttccttacaatcctctccctctgacctctccttggtgtcccaccaccaatccctgggctctgagccttcctcctctggggtttgTCTTGGAGGGAGGgttcctcagctggtgcctgccaccattcctcctcatccagccagtccctgacaggtagGGGGACAGGCTTCGTCTCCTGTAGTACTAACCCTGGCAAAATATATGAATCAGGGCTTTTTATATAGCTGTGTGACTGTGTATGTGGACTGCCTGGCTGCCCCTCTCCTGCCACAAGTTTGATGTAGCCAGTAGCGTTAGCTTTGCCATTAAATTCTCTTTgttttctccccacctcctcttTCCCTTTGCTCTCCTCCTGCAGGCTTCAGGGGCAAAGACCATCCGGCGACTCCCGGGCGAAAGCAACGCCGACTCCCACCGTACCTCCCTTGCGGAGCAGTCCGAGGAaaaccccccgccccccaccttgGAGTCCCAGCCTCCCCCCGCGAAACCTCAGTGCTTCCCCCAAGAGCCAATCACTGTCCAGAAAAGAAAGCTCATCGCCCTCCCGCCAACATAGGTCAGGTACCACGTTCCCTCCGTGGGTGCAACCTTCTTCCAGGGCTCCCTCCAGAGCTCAGGCAGGTGGGCTGCTGGGAGACGCCCCGGCGTCCCCCAGTGCAACCCGGAAAGGACCGAGAGGGAAAGCCCAAACTCAAATTCCAGCAACCAAAGGAAGGCAAGTATCCCAGGAAGGCAAGGCTACTGCTAGATAATGATCTGCTGCTGCCAAACCATTTTTGACCAACCGACCTACCATCTCGCCAGGCTGGAGAAACCTCTGCGTATGCTATACACTCAAGACGCCGCAGCACAGCCTTACACCGTGTCGGAAATACAAGCATATAGCAGCTAGCTCGACTTCAGTGCTTCACTTAACCCTCAAGCTCATGCTGTCTCAATCCAGCTCTTTAACCTGGCTGGGGCCTCCCCGGCCAGCTCATGCTTGCTTGCTATTGCCCAGCCACCAAGCAGCGACTCAGGCAGCCTGCCCCTGTGCCTGACTCTCCTTCCTCTCACGCCGTCTTTTCCTCCCACACCCCCCTTTCTTGGTTAGCAATACCACCGTCTCCTTCGCGGAGCCCTGACACTTGGGTAGGGGGAGGCGGCTTTTTTTTATAACGCACCGGCCAAAATCAGAGGAGAGCTGAAAGGGCTGCGCCTCACCTGGAAGAAGAGTCTTGGTGTGAACTTCTAAATGGTCAGGTCAACCCAATGCCCTTGCCTCCCTCACCGCCCTACTGCCCTGCCCTTCGCCACCCCACCCTGCCACCCCCGGGCCGTCTTCGGGGCAGCTCCGGCCGTGCTGCCTGTCCACTCTCCCGTAGTATTTTGACCCCGAGCACTGATGGAACAAAAGTCACAACCAGACTCCTCGGTGGCTGCCTTGCCTGCAGTGTCGAGCAAGGGGAATGTATGACTGTAACTGCTAGCCAGAAGGAGAGGGGCTGCGTGTTGCTTCCGGCATATATAGGGCCTCTCTGTTGGCCGGCCTGAGGAGCTCGTTGCTGGCGAAACGATGAGCATGTTAAGGCAGGGGTAGCTCCTCCCCCCCTACAAGCATGCAGCTGCTCCAGTGTCTTGTGAAGGGGAGGGACCTTAGTCCTGATTTGTTCAAGCGATGCACCTGTAAGTTTCCTGTCCACCGGGAGGTTGTATTGTGGGCAAAGGCTTCCCAGAGACCCATTAGCTGGTCTCTTTCTTGGCAGAAATGGTAAAGACAAAACAACCTCTTAGCCCTGAAGTATGATCTGTGGCCATCGCATGGTTCCAGCGCGCAGGGTTTCCTCCGAATTCAAACGCAAGGAATCTATGAATCGGTCACTGCCTCTTGCTCTGGGACTTTGTCTCCGTGCTGGACATGCAGGCggccacagatttatttatttttgaaataggCTTCTTATCCCCAAATGCCCGATACTGGCGGTATCTGCTTGCTTCTGAAGCACAGCTGTGAGACCTTAACTACAGTACCTACTGCTTGGTCCGTGTGACAGCTGGTTTTCGGGGTTGGTGCTTGCTGACAAAACAGTATCTTGACAAACAGTATCGTTTGGGGAGGTCAGTTTCGCAGCATCCTTCTCACCTTGCTCTCCCACGTGGGAGATGATTTCGTTTGCCAGTGGGGTTAGGGAAGGGGCATTCTCTATAGCAGCTTGCCTCTAAGGGCCCAGCTTTTGGGGATGTAGGACAGGAGCACAAAACAACCAGCCAATAACATCCTGCAATttgcccaaaaaaccttgagaaaGCGAAAGGAGCCTAGCCATGTGGCAACAGCTTTGGGATGAGGTGGGAAAccagaggccctccagatgttgctgaactccaactcgactcatccccaaccactggccatgctggctgaggctgatgggagctggagtcccaacaacatatggagggccacaggttcttcatccctggcCTTCAGACTGCATGAAATGGAAGGCCTGAGCTGAGGAATTAATCGGGTGTTAGGTCCCAGTTATCCTTTACCTCTGCAACTAATAGGCAAGGGTGTATGAAGAGCAAAGGGAGCCTGGCCTGCTCACTTACCTATTTGGGCAGATGCTTGCTGAGCTAAATTTCGTAAGCTGACTTCGGGAGAAGAAGATTCCTGGTGCTATACTTTATCTGGGAGATGTGTCCCCGTTGTTCCTTTACCCAGTAGGGATCGGGGACTCAGTGGTCAGAGGCAAATCTTTGGCAGCTATTTTGTCAAGATTGCCCATGCATGTCAACACGCCACTGGAGGGTTGGTggctgtcttttttaaaaaagtatatacCTTATTAAGGAGATGGAATTTGTTCACAGATAAAAGCGCTGTCATCCCTTTGCCAGTTTGTCCAGCAGAGGGAAACCAAGGGCATGCAACAGTCTGATGCTATGACTGTCATTCAAAGAACCATGGGATTTGTGGTCCTGGGAGAGGCCTCAGGTCTGCATCTGAATTCTAGGGAAAGGACGGGAGCCATAAAGACAAACGTATTTGGGACTATAGATGT
Proteins encoded in this window:
- the TTBK1 gene encoding tau-tubulin kinase 1 isoform X1, with product MQCLAAAIKDEPNMSGGGEQVDILPANYVVKDRWKVLKKIGGGGFGEIYEAMDLLTRENVALKVESAQQPKQVLKMEVAVLKKLQGKDHVCRFIGCGRNEKFNYVVMQLQGRNLADLRRSQPRGTFTLSTTLRLGKQILESIEAIHSVGFLHRDIKPSNFAMGRLPSTYRKCYMLDFGLARQYTNTNGEVRPPRNVAGFRGTVRYASVNAHKNREMGRHDDLWSLFYMLVEFAVGQLPWRKIKDKEQVGMIKEKYEHRMLLKHMPSEFHLFLDHIANLDYFTKPDYQLIMTVFENSMKERGITENEAFDWEKAGTDILLSTSTSTPPQQNTRQTAAMFGVVNVTPVPGDLLRENTEDVLQGEHLSDQENAPPILPGRPVESLGQAPNTAFNEGEVWEETDVNRNKLRISISKTQCLAEEDQKSGVCPSSPVRAAPDSPTTQGRSLRYRRVNSPESERLSTADGKGDQHERRSRVDLPCSPSRLVCSSQPAQMLSIDTGQVDRQASGRMDVSASVEHEALSNAFRSVPLAEEEDFDSKEWVIIDKETELKDFHPGAEPSTSGTTDEEPEELRPIEEGDERRRLGAELAVRPKIHDGRTRGMQPVAEEDSSHRHEGHCQSVSDSKHEQQPGSPTQSPLYSAPAIRQRRRESEPTGPERQVFTLKPFEMNGLPKVVPLSLPYQDFKRDVSENRERSRILQHIKKVDFSNVVLTAPCKPPAAHLEMANDRYEKEEEEEEEEEEEEEEEEEEEEEEDDDEAGDLGEELDLHSDSSSDVSQKSTEHSQEGAPSTLLADDQKESKGRASAAEGDLELEEGSKTLVLFSPGDIKKSPVNADLAPDADLGTLAALTPQSEKPQPMGSQLDVSEPGTLSSILKSEPKPPVTVATTSSPFTKVERTFVHIAEKTHLNIMSSGGQLMRHEEYPTPGQYEEIIIEEEMGENQALVENGSVNSALEGGEMESCALSVNHIETTSEIVGEQAVLLNGVSKMEEDDLEHKGKFAPESDLEEADKMDTEEPGLENNTLAMESFKKMELPPDVPKESPRKPLSVRYRSRIPVLLSEEDTGSDLSASHSGKERLYKRLKQQDLARLVMERRQNRLLRLASGASSSASSSDERRRASETLSATGSEEDTHDSDDFTPRKTGSQEKYSLVKMEERGLSTKSRIPRPIVPAKPPVIELKSGSPSTLLPPALSSSPGDKAVTNRLQGQRPSGDSRAKATPTPTVPPLRSSPRKTPRPPPWSPSLPPRNLSASPKSQSLSRKESSSPSRQHRSGTTFPPWVQPSSRAPSRAQAGGLLGDAPASPSATRKGPRGKAQTQIPATKGRQVSQEGKATAR
- the TTBK1 gene encoding tau-tubulin kinase 1 isoform X3, which gives rise to MGRHDDLWSLFYMLVEFAVGQLPWRKIKDKEQVGMIKEKYEHRMLLKHMPSEFHLFLDHIANLDYFTKPDYQLIMTVFENSMKERGITENEAFDWEKAGTDILLSTSTSTPPQQNTRQTAAMFGVVNVTPVPGDLLRENTEDVLQGEHLSDQENAPPILPGRPVESLGQAPNTAFNEGEVWEETDVNRNKLRISISKTQCLAEEDQKSGVCPSSPVRAAPDSPTTQGRSLRYRRVNSPESERLSTADGKGDQHERRSRVDLPCSPSRLVCSSQPAQMLSIDTGQVDRQASGRMDVSASVEHEALSNAFRSVPLAEEEDFDSKEWVIIDKETELKDFHPGAEPSTSGTTDEEPEELRPIEEGDERRRLGAELAVRPKIHDGRTRGMQPVAEEDSSHRHEGHCQSVSDSKHEQQPGSPTQSPLYSAPAIRQRRRESEPTGPERQVFTLKPFEMNGLPKVVPLSLPYQDFKRDVSENRERSRILQHIKKVDFSNVVLTAPCKPPAAHLEMANDRYEKEEEEEEEEEEEEEEEEEEEEEEDDDEAGDLGEELDLHSDSSSDVSQKSTEHSQEGAPSTLLADDQKESKGRASAAEGDLELEEGSKTLVLFSPGDIKKSPVNADLAPDADLGTLAALTPQSEKPQPMGSQLDVSEPGTLSSILKSEPKPPVTVATTSSPFTKVERTFVHIAEKTHLNIMSSGGQLMRHEEYPTPGQYEEIIIEEEMGENQALVENGSVNSALEGGEMESCALSVNHIETTSEIVGEQAVLLNGVSKMEEDDLEHKGKFAPESDLEEADKMDTEEPGLENNTLAMESFKKMELPPDVPKESPRKPLSVRYRSRIPVLLSEEDTGSDLSASHSGKERLYKRLKQQDLARLVMERRQNRLLRLASGASSSASSSDERRRASETLSATGSEEDTHDSDDFTPRKTGSQEKYSLVKMEERGLSTKSRIPRPIVPAKPPVIELKSGSPSTLLPPALSSSPGDKAVTNRLQGQRPSGDSRAKATPTPTVPPLRSSPRKTPRPPPWSPSLPPRNLSASPKSQSLSRKESSSPSRQHRSGTTFPPWVQPSSRAPSRAQAGGLLGDAPASPSATRKGPRGKAQTQIPATKGRQVSQEGKATAR
- the TTBK1 gene encoding tau-tubulin kinase 1 isoform X2; this translates as MQCLAAAIKDEPNMSGGGEQVDILPANYVVKDRWKVLKKIGGGGFGEIYEAMDLLTRENVALKVESAQQPKQVLKMEVAVLKKLQGKDHVCRFIGCGRNEKFNYVVMQLQSNFAMGRLPSTYRKCYMLDFGLARQYTNTNGEVRPPRNVAGFRGTVRYASVNAHKNREMGRHDDLWSLFYMLVEFAVGQLPWRKIKDKEQVGMIKEKYEHRMLLKHMPSEFHLFLDHIANLDYFTKPDYQLIMTVFENSMKERGITENEAFDWEKAGTDILLSTSTSTPPQQNTRQTAAMFGVVNVTPVPGDLLRENTEDVLQGEHLSDQENAPPILPGRPVESLGQAPNTAFNEGEVWEETDVNRNKLRISISKTQCLAEEDQKSGVCPSSPVRAAPDSPTTQGRSLRYRRVNSPESERLSTADGKGDQHERRSRVDLPCSPSRLVCSSQPAQMLSIDTGQVDRQASGRMDVSASVEHEALSNAFRSVPLAEEEDFDSKEWVIIDKETELKDFHPGAEPSTSGTTDEEPEELRPIEEGDERRRLGAELAVRPKIHDGRTRGMQPVAEEDSSHRHEGHCQSVSDSKHEQQPGSPTQSPLYSAPAIRQRRRESEPTGPERQVFTLKPFEMNGLPKVVPLSLPYQDFKRDVSENRERSRILQHIKKVDFSNVVLTAPCKPPAAHLEMANDRYEKEEEEEEEEEEEEEEEEEEEEEEDDDEAGDLGEELDLHSDSSSDVSQKSTEHSQEGAPSTLLADDQKESKGRASAAEGDLELEEGSKTLVLFSPGDIKKSPVNADLAPDADLGTLAALTPQSEKPQPMGSQLDVSEPGTLSSILKSEPKPPVTVATTSSPFTKVERTFVHIAEKTHLNIMSSGGQLMRHEEYPTPGQYEEIIIEEEMGENQALVENGSVNSALEGGEMESCALSVNHIETTSEIVGEQAVLLNGVSKMEEDDLEHKGKFAPESDLEEADKMDTEEPGLENNTLAMESFKKMELPPDVPKESPRKPLSVRYRSRIPVLLSEEDTGSDLSASHSGKERLYKRLKQQDLARLVMERRQNRLLRLASGASSSASSSDERRRASETLSATGSEEDTHDSDDFTPRKTGSQEKYSLVKMEERGLSTKSRIPRPIVPAKPPVIELKSGSPSTLLPPALSSSPGDKAVTNRLQGQRPSGDSRAKATPTPTVPPLRSSPRKTPRPPPWSPSLPPRNLSASPKSQSLSRKESSSPSRQHRSGTTFPPWVQPSSRAPSRAQAGGLLGDAPASPSATRKGPRGKAQTQIPATKGRQVSQEGKATAR